In Nitrospirota bacterium, a single window of DNA contains:
- a CDS encoding phospholipase D-like domain-containing protein, giving the protein MDISGSGHLFAREKIEKEYGISFTEGNRVTLLWKGRESFLRIFEAVREAEELICLEFYIFRNDDTGGELAELLKKKAIKGVKVFLLYDHFGSFFTPRKFWRELRDAGIQIRASRPFKWTDPLHYVHRDHKKLIIIDGKIAFTGGLNIANEYRGYHRRKKIRGWRDTGIFLEGPVVRTLLDIFKKTWKIWKGAPIEFGKEVKRIPDGLPVLPIFVSSSRERRKMRKLLYYSLDHAQSSIYLTTAYFTPSRRMLYVLEKAEARGVDVKLLLPGRSDVTAAHYAGRAFFAKLLKAGVEIYNYQGEILHAKTAVFDGVWSVIGSANLDFQSLRRNDEGNVGIVDAEFGKQMIGIFEEDLRKSTQITLAEWLRRPFSEKLLERFFALFRKRL; this is encoded by the coding sequence ATGGATATTTCAGGTTCCGGCCATCTTTTTGCAAGGGAAAAAATAGAAAAAGAGTACGGCATTTCCTTTACGGAAGGAAACAGGGTTACCCTTCTGTGGAAAGGGAGGGAGTCGTTTCTCAGAATCTTCGAAGCAGTAAGGGAAGCAGAGGAACTCATATGCCTTGAGTTCTATATCTTCCGGAACGATGACACGGGGGGTGAGCTCGCGGAACTCCTGAAGAAAAAAGCGATCAAAGGGGTGAAGGTGTTTCTTCTTTATGACCATTTCGGGTCGTTCTTTACCCCGAGGAAGTTCTGGAGGGAACTCAGAGATGCGGGTATTCAGATCAGGGCTTCGCGGCCTTTCAAATGGACTGACCCCCTGCATTATGTCCACAGGGATCATAAGAAACTCATCATCATCGACGGAAAAATCGCATTCACCGGAGGCTTGAATATCGCAAACGAGTACAGGGGATACCACAGACGGAAGAAAATCAGGGGGTGGCGCGATACCGGTATTTTTCTGGAAGGACCGGTTGTAAGGACCCTCCTTGATATTTTCAAGAAGACATGGAAGATATGGAAGGGAGCCCCGATTGAATTCGGAAAGGAGGTTAAACGTATACCCGACGGCCTTCCGGTACTCCCCATATTTGTCAGTTCTTCAAGGGAAAGGCGGAAAATGAGGAAGCTGCTGTATTACAGCTTAGATCATGCGCAGTCGTCCATATATCTGACAACCGCCTATTTTACTCCGAGCAGGAGAATGCTGTATGTTCTTGAAAAAGCTGAAGCGAGGGGGGTCGATGTGAAACTGCTCCTGCCGGGAAGGTCGGATGTAACCGCAGCGCACTATGCGGGCAGGGCTTTTTTCGCCAAGCTCCTTAAGGCGGGTGTGGAGATATACAATTATCAGGGAGAGATTCTGCATGCAAAGACCGCGGTTTTTGACGGTGTATGGAGTGTCATCGGTTCGGCAAACCTCGACTTCCAGTCGCTCAGGAGAAACGACGAAGGAAATGTTGGTATAGTGGATGCGGAATTCGGCAAACAGATGATCGGGATATTCGAGGAGGACCTGCGGAAATCCACCCAGATAACTCTTGCAGAATGGCTCAGGAGACCGTTTTCGGAAAAACTGCTCGAGAGATTCTTTGCCCTGTTCAGGAAACGGCTATGA
- a CDS encoding sulfite exporter TauE/SafE family protein — MYFETAGIEVAPWIPPLVSLVVSFFTSMGGVSGAFLLLPFQMSVLHFTSPSVSATNFVYNIVAIPSGVYRFIREGRMAWPLTNVVIVGTLPGVFIGYFLRVSYLPDPKTFKLFVGCVLLYIGVRLLYELTGKASAGKVKMKALEDKFKERAKQIRENQKGKVASGLPPEAVVKTVSVSLRNVEYEFWGERFSFSTPGMFFLAFVVGIIGGTYGIGGGAIIAPFCVAVFHLPVYTVAGAALMGTFLTSVAGVIFYSIIPAKGGITTSPDWLLGFLFGIGGFVGIYLGARFQKFVPQKAIKLMLGIIIISLAIRYITQFFFS; from the coding sequence ATGTATTTCGAGACAGCCGGAATCGAAGTTGCCCCCTGGATCCCGCCGCTTGTTTCGCTGGTTGTCTCTTTCTTTACCTCAATGGGAGGGGTCTCCGGTGCGTTTCTTCTCCTTCCCTTCCAGATGAGCGTGCTGCATTTTACCAGCCCTTCCGTAAGTGCAACAAATTTCGTCTATAATATCGTGGCAATTCCGAGCGGAGTATACCGTTTCATCAGAGAGGGCCGGATGGCATGGCCGCTTACGAATGTGGTAATCGTCGGGACACTCCCCGGAGTCTTCATAGGATATTTTCTGAGGGTTTCTTACCTTCCCGATCCGAAAACGTTCAAATTGTTTGTCGGTTGCGTACTCCTTTACATCGGCGTCAGGCTGCTCTATGAACTTACCGGCAAGGCATCTGCAGGCAAAGTAAAAATGAAGGCCCTCGAAGACAAATTCAAGGAGAGAGCGAAGCAAATCAGGGAAAATCAGAAAGGCAAAGTAGCTTCGGGTCTGCCTCCCGAAGCAGTCGTAAAAACCGTGTCAGTGAGTCTCAGGAATGTTGAATATGAATTCTGGGGCGAGCGATTCTCCTTCAGCACTCCGGGCATGTTTTTTCTCGCATTTGTCGTAGGCATCATTGGAGGCACATACGGGATAGGAGGCGGAGCCATCATCGCTCCCTTTTGCGTCGCAGTCTTTCACCTTCCGGTGTACACAGTCGCAGGCGCCGCCCTGATGGGAACCTTTCTCACTTCGGTTGCGGGGGTGATTTTCTACAGTATTATCCCTGCAAAAGGAGGAATTACCACCTCTCCTGACTGGCTTCTGGGTTTCCTTTTCGGGATAGGAGGATTTGTCGGGATATATCTCGGTGCGCGTTTCCAGAAATTCGTCCCGCAGAAGGCAATCAAACTGATGCTGGGAATTATCATCATTTCTCTTGCGATCCGTTACATTACACAATTCTTTTTCTCATAA
- a CDS encoding TOBE domain-containing protein — MRLQRKRNQAQQQTVIAERSTHSRIVSVPAESRCLDTVQLDCMEKSFRHWAGETLRSDVRLSRKRILLIFLLIRYTGAKLNEVLELNPFQDVDFKRKTVLLGRTNGGDGRPHREVQIPEALSDEIRTALREPSFKKYLHSLFHVDPGHVRRKFYERARDCGVPSSMGAPDVIRKSRAVELMKSNMPLPVVQKMLGHSTLNLTASYVAFSDDDIQQVAKYFIEKESSRKTSARNRFFGKIRSIQKGDIQSKVEMVTVGGDTVTTVITNDSLSRLGLKEGALITAEVKAPWVILQKSDVQPESTAENRFPGTIIRVRKGKITTEYMVRIPDGTELCSVVTTENVRTMRFRNNDQVWALFNSFAVVLHTD, encoded by the coding sequence ATGCGTCTTCAAAGGAAAAGGAACCAGGCACAACAGCAGACAGTTATCGCAGAACGGTCAACCCACTCACGGATTGTTTCTGTCCCTGCCGAATCCCGGTGCCTTGATACGGTTCAGCTTGACTGTATGGAAAAGTCCTTCCGCCATTGGGCCGGGGAAACTCTCAGGTCAGACGTTCGCCTGTCCCGCAAGCGTATCTTGCTGATATTCCTTCTGATACGGTATACAGGCGCAAAACTGAACGAGGTGCTGGAACTTAACCCGTTTCAGGATGTGGATTTCAAAAGAAAAACGGTCCTTCTGGGGAGAACCAATGGCGGAGACGGGCGTCCGCACAGGGAAGTACAGATACCGGAGGCACTTTCTGATGAGATCCGCACTGCACTGCGTGAGCCTTCCTTCAAAAAATACCTGCACAGTCTGTTTCACGTGGATCCCGGTCATGTTCGCCGGAAATTTTACGAACGTGCCCGGGACTGCGGGGTCCCTTCTTCCATGGGTGCACCCGATGTGATCAGGAAATCCCGCGCAGTGGAGCTGATGAAAAGCAACATGCCTTTGCCGGTTGTGCAAAAAATGCTGGGGCATTCAACACTCAATCTGACCGCGTCGTATGTGGCGTTTTCTGATGATGATATCCAGCAGGTGGCAAAGTACTTTATTGAAAAAGAGTCTTCCAGAAAAACAAGCGCCAGAAACAGATTTTTTGGGAAGATCCGCTCCATACAGAAGGGAGACATACAGTCGAAGGTGGAGATGGTTACTGTGGGAGGAGATACGGTGACAACGGTGATAACCAACGACAGCCTGTCCAGGCTCGGGCTGAAAGAGGGTGCATTAATTACCGCAGAGGTAAAGGCACCGTGGGTTATCCTGCAGAAAAGCGACGTGCAGCCTGAATCAACGGCTGAAAACCGTTTCCCGGGTACTATCATACGCGTCAGAAAGGGAAAAATCACCACAGAATATATGGTGCGCATACCGGACGGCACAGAACTCTGCTCTGTGGTTACCACGGAGAATGTCCGCACTATGAGGTTTCGCAATAATGATCAGGTATGGGCTCTGTTCAACAGTTTTGCGGTTGTCCTGCATACAGACTGA
- the hemW gene encoding radical SAM family heme chaperone HemW, protein MPDSLYIHIPFCVRKCIYCDFFSVVYDEATARAYVDALCRELDLKRDSAHTLRTVYIGGGTPSLLSDQCVRQIFQSLYRNFILSPSAEITVEANPGTISESGMATMRAVGVNRCSVGVQSLNDAELRILGRTHDHLDSLRSVELIKKSGFTNVSIDVMYAIPGQCMDSWRNTVASALALSPSHISAYELAPEKNTRLHALLQAGREKNSLTSLRTGRKGNVSGQPVMPEEDVIVDMYDHVIDRFTEAGYVHYEISNFALPAFRSLHNLNYWDRGEYLCAGAGAHSFVSGIRAKNIPDIRQYIAALNRGIIPEIESLRIAPAVALKEYIFLGLRKTEGINMAKAEDLMAGLPESSLQAPLKRTLADAGREFVDEGYLQADRGNLRLTRKGIVLSSTIIVALFDRLGL, encoded by the coding sequence GTGCCTGATTCCCTATACATCCATATCCCTTTCTGTGTCCGGAAATGCATCTACTGTGATTTCTTTTCTGTCGTCTATGATGAAGCAACAGCAAGAGCATATGTCGATGCGCTGTGCAGAGAATTGGACCTGAAGAGGGATTCTGCACACACGCTCAGGACGGTCTACATAGGCGGCGGCACACCTTCACTCCTCTCTGACCAATGTGTCCGTCAGATTTTTCAAAGCCTCTACAGGAATTTTATTCTCTCTCCGTCTGCAGAAATAACGGTCGAGGCGAATCCCGGGACGATATCTGAATCCGGTATGGCAACGATGCGTGCAGTCGGAGTGAACAGGTGCAGCGTAGGGGTTCAGTCGTTGAATGATGCTGAACTCAGGATACTTGGCAGAACGCATGACCATCTCGACTCCCTGAGGTCCGTTGAGCTGATAAAAAAATCCGGCTTCACAAATGTTTCAATTGATGTGATGTATGCAATTCCCGGACAGTGCATGGATTCATGGAGAAACACGGTTGCCTCGGCACTGGCGCTTTCCCCTTCTCATATTTCAGCATATGAACTTGCCCCTGAAAAGAATACCCGTTTGCATGCTCTGCTGCAGGCTGGCAGAGAAAAGAACTCCCTCACTTCACTGAGAACAGGTCGCAAGGGGAATGTGTCAGGACAACCCGTAATGCCTGAGGAAGATGTTATCGTGGACATGTACGACCATGTCATCGACCGTTTTACAGAAGCCGGATATGTGCACTACGAAATCTCAAATTTTGCACTTCCTGCCTTCAGATCCCTCCACAACCTTAACTACTGGGACAGAGGCGAGTATCTCTGTGCAGGGGCAGGCGCACATTCCTTTGTCAGCGGGATACGCGCAAAAAATATCCCTGACATCAGGCAATATATTGCAGCTTTGAACAGGGGCATCATACCCGAGATCGAATCACTCAGGATTGCTCCCGCAGTTGCGCTGAAGGAATACATTTTCCTGGGGCTAAGGAAGACGGAAGGCATCAATATGGCAAAGGCTGAAGACCTGATGGCAGGACTTCCGGAATCTTCTCTTCAGGCACCTCTGAAAAGAACTCTTGCCGATGCCGGCAGGGAATTTGTTGACGAGGGATATCTTCAAGCTGACAGAGGAAACCTCAGGCTCACCAGAAAGGGGATTGTCCTCTCCAGCACAATCATCGTAGCGCTCTTCGACCGGCTGGGATTATGA
- the lepA gene encoding translation elongation factor 4: MHTTQTIRNFSIIAHIDHGKSTLADRLLEYTGALSAREMTEQVLDSMDLERERGITIKAHAVRLRYTADDGSEYILNLIDTPGHVDFSYEVSRSLASCEGALLVVDASQGVEAQTLANAYLAIEHNLEIVPVINKIDLPAADPEGTKAEIEEAIGIDCADAVMASAKEGIGTKEILEAIVRKIPPPQGHDSNPLKALLFDSWFDNYQGVIVLVRVFDGIVKAGKKIKLMATGRVFEVAQVGIFSPKMEPASELSSGEVGYIIAGIKNVTETKIGDTITDADKPAGEPCPGYKDIKPMVFCGFYPTQAHQYENLRDALNKLRLNDSSFIYEPETSLALGFGFRCGFLGLLHMEIVKERLEREFDLSLLSTAPTVVYRVTKTDHQIIHIENPSLLPDSYEKIEEPFVLVTVFVPADFVGSILDLCQEKRGVQKSFSYIGKDRIKVEYELPLNEILWDFYDRLKSISKGYASMDYEFTGYRESDLTRLNILLNGETVDALSLIVHKEKAYYKGRELTEKLREIIPRQMFEVIIQAAIGNKIIARESVRPLRKDVIAKCYGGDITRKRKLLEKQKEGKKKMKQFGRVELPQEAFLAVLKVK; the protein is encoded by the coding sequence ATGCATACAACACAGACAATACGCAACTTTTCTATCATAGCCCATATCGATCATGGCAAATCAACGCTCGCTGACAGGCTGCTTGAGTATACCGGCGCCCTGAGCGCTAGGGAAATGACCGAACAGGTACTGGACTCAATGGATCTCGAAAGAGAACGGGGCATCACCATAAAGGCCCATGCGGTCAGACTCAGGTACACAGCTGATGACGGCAGCGAGTATATCCTGAACCTCATAGACACCCCGGGTCACGTGGATTTCTCCTATGAGGTTTCGCGGAGTCTCGCTTCATGTGAAGGTGCCCTGCTGGTTGTTGACGCGTCACAGGGTGTTGAGGCGCAGACACTCGCAAACGCCTATCTGGCAATTGAGCACAACCTTGAAATAGTCCCGGTTATCAACAAGATAGACCTTCCTGCCGCCGATCCGGAAGGGACAAAGGCAGAGATCGAGGAAGCCATTGGCATCGACTGTGCAGACGCGGTGATGGCAAGCGCAAAAGAAGGAATCGGCACAAAGGAGATCCTCGAGGCGATCGTAAGGAAGATACCTCCGCCGCAGGGGCATGACAGCAACCCCCTGAAGGCACTGCTGTTTGATTCCTGGTTTGACAATTATCAGGGCGTTATTGTCCTTGTAAGGGTTTTCGACGGGATTGTGAAGGCAGGGAAAAAGATAAAGCTGATGGCAACCGGCCGTGTTTTTGAAGTGGCACAGGTCGGCATTTTCTCTCCGAAAATGGAGCCGGCATCCGAGCTTTCTTCAGGGGAAGTCGGATATATCATCGCGGGCATAAAAAATGTTACCGAAACCAAAATAGGAGACACCATTACTGATGCGGACAAACCTGCCGGGGAGCCATGCCCCGGATACAAGGATATCAAACCGATGGTTTTTTGTGGTTTCTACCCGACACAGGCACATCAGTATGAAAACCTGAGGGATGCGCTCAACAAACTGAGGCTGAACGATTCCTCTTTCATCTACGAGCCGGAAACTTCACTGGCGCTTGGATTCGGGTTCAGATGCGGCTTCCTCGGACTCCTCCATATGGAGATCGTCAAAGAGAGGCTTGAGCGCGAGTTCGACCTTTCTCTTCTGAGCACAGCCCCGACCGTCGTATACAGGGTTACAAAGACAGACCACCAGATCATCCATATCGAAAACCCCTCTCTGCTGCCGGACAGTTATGAGAAGATCGAGGAGCCTTTTGTGCTTGTAACGGTTTTTGTACCCGCAGATTTTGTCGGTTCGATTCTCGACCTGTGCCAGGAGAAAAGGGGAGTGCAGAAAAGCTTTTCATATATCGGAAAAGACAGGATAAAGGTCGAGTACGAACTCCCGCTCAATGAGATCCTCTGGGATTTCTATGACAGGCTGAAATCCATCTCAAAGGGGTACGCATCCATGGACTATGAATTCACCGGATACAGGGAATCGGACCTTACCAGGCTCAACATCCTCCTGAACGGTGAGACAGTGGATGCGCTCTCTCTGATCGTCCATAAGGAAAAGGCATATTATAAGGGACGCGAACTGACCGAGAAGCTCCGTGAGATCATCCCGAGGCAGATGTTCGAAGTCATCATTCAGGCAGCTATCGGCAACAAGATCATTGCGCGGGAAAGCGTAAGGCCCCTCAGAAAAGATGTGATTGCCAAATGTTACGGTGGAGATATCACCCGCAAGAGAAAACTGCTTGAAAAACAGAAAGAGGGCAAGAAAAAGATGAAGCAGTTCGGCAGGGTTGAACTGCCTCAGGAGGCCTTTCTGGCGGTTCTGAAAGTGAAGTAA
- the guaB gene encoding IMP dehydrogenase, which yields MPDNTLQTGLTFDDVLLLPAKSGVLPKEADTSTLLTRNIPINIPVVSAAMDTVTEAELAIAIAREGGIGIVHRAMSPERQRSEVDKVKKSESGMILDPITIPPDAPLSEAFALMQKYRISGVPVTENGKLIGIITNRDLRFETQFSKKVSLVMTKEKLITARVGTTLEKAQDILHQYKIEKLPIVDKNNNLKGLITIKDIEKRKKYPNACKDRVGRLRVGAAVGTGDDAVYRAGLLVKAGVDVIVIDTAHGHTSAVIATLRTLKKNFDIDIVAGNIATSEAAHDLIKAGADGLKIGIGPGSICTTRIIAGAGVPQITAIKSCYEVAKKFKVPLIADGGVKYSGDITKALAAGAHSVMIGSLFAGTDESPGEIVLFQGRSYKVYRGMGSIGAMEQGAKDRYFQAGVKSAKLVPEGVEGRVPYKGALAQSIHQLIGGLRSGMGYCGCMNLSELRRKARFIQITNAGLRESHVHDVIITKEAPNYTEW from the coding sequence ATGCCGGACAATACCTTACAGACAGGTTTGACTTTTGACGATGTACTTCTCCTGCCTGCCAAGTCAGGGGTTCTCCCCAAGGAGGCAGATACCTCAACGCTGCTTACGCGCAACATCCCAATCAATATTCCTGTAGTCAGCGCAGCAATGGATACTGTCACTGAGGCTGAACTTGCAATTGCCATCGCACGGGAGGGTGGCATCGGAATTGTGCACAGGGCGATGAGTCCCGAGAGGCAGAGGAGCGAGGTTGATAAGGTAAAGAAGTCCGAAAGCGGCATGATACTTGATCCGATCACCATCCCGCCTGATGCGCCGCTCTCGGAGGCCTTCGCGCTGATGCAGAAATACAGGATATCCGGTGTCCCGGTTACGGAGAACGGCAAACTCATCGGCATCATAACCAACAGGGACCTCCGTTTCGAGACACAGTTCAGCAAGAAGGTCTCTCTTGTGATGACAAAAGAAAAGCTCATTACTGCAAGGGTCGGAACGACCCTTGAAAAAGCACAGGATATTCTCCATCAGTACAAGATAGAGAAACTCCCCATCGTTGACAAGAATAACAATCTCAAGGGTCTGATAACGATAAAGGACATTGAGAAAAGGAAAAAATATCCGAATGCCTGCAAGGACCGGGTCGGAAGACTCAGGGTCGGGGCAGCGGTGGGAACAGGCGATGACGCGGTTTACCGTGCAGGTCTGCTGGTGAAGGCAGGCGTGGATGTAATCGTCATTGATACTGCCCATGGGCATACGAGTGCGGTGATTGCGACTCTCAGAACGCTGAAAAAGAATTTCGATATCGACATCGTCGCAGGAAATATTGCCACCTCAGAGGCTGCGCATGACCTCATTAAGGCAGGTGCGGATGGCCTGAAGATCGGTATCGGTCCCGGCTCGATATGTACGACAAGAATCATAGCCGGAGCCGGAGTTCCTCAAATCACCGCAATAAAGAGCTGCTATGAGGTTGCAAAGAAATTTAAAGTGCCCCTGATCGCTGACGGCGGAGTGAAGTACTCTGGCGACATCACGAAAGCGCTCGCCGCAGGCGCCCACTCTGTTATGATAGGGAGCCTCTTTGCAGGTACAGACGAGTCCCCGGGAGAGATCGTCCTTTTCCAGGGACGCAGTTACAAGGTGTACCGCGGGATGGGGTCTATCGGCGCGATGGAGCAGGGGGCCAAAGACAGGTATTTTCAGGCAGGCGTCAAATCTGCAAAGCTTGTCCCCGAAGGGGTGGAAGGAAGGGTCCCGTATAAAGGTGCCCTTGCGCAGAGTATACATCAGCTCATCGGCGGGTTGCGCTCGGGCATGGGTTACTGTGGCTGCATGAATCTGTCGGAACTGAGAAGGAAAGCGAGATTCATCCAGATTACGAATGCCGGTCTCAGGGAAAGTCATGTGCACGATGTCATCATCACAAAAGAGGCCCCCAACTACACCGAGTGGTAG
- the guaA gene encoding glutamine-hydrolyzing GMP synthase, whose product MHEEKILVLDFGSQYTQLIARRVRENRVYSEIFPFNAALEKIKDFNPKGIILSGGPSSVYDSRAPIPDLGIFELGVPILGICYGMQLMAHCLGGKVARARKREYGKAELTIDQRMDIFGGIPKKTVVWMSHGDRIQRVPSRFTPIAHTGNSPVASMADKGRKFYSLQFHPEVIHTPMGVRIMKNFLFRVCSCKPLWTMKSFIQTATEEIREKVGKKKVVCGISGGVDSTVTAVIVHKAIGRQLTCIFVDNGVLRTGEAKKVEQTLRKHFHLNIDCVDASEIFLKKLKGVIDPEKKRKIIGNEFIRVFEREARKIKGVGFLAQGTLYPDVIESVPFKGPSATIKSHHNVGGLLEKMKLKLIEPLRELFKDEVRVLGRELDMPEEIINRQPFPGPGLAIRVIGEVTRERCDILRKADAIVLHEIKKAGLYTELWQSFAVLLPVKSVGVMGDERTYENVIAVRAVKSLDGMTADWARIPYDVMGSISNRIINEVRGVNRVVYDISSKPPSTIEWE is encoded by the coding sequence ATGCACGAAGAAAAGATATTGGTTCTCGATTTCGGCTCTCAGTACACCCAGCTTATTGCGAGACGCGTGAGGGAAAACAGGGTCTATTCAGAGATATTTCCTTTCAATGCAGCCCTCGAAAAAATAAAAGATTTCAATCCAAAGGGCATCATTCTCTCAGGGGGTCCTTCAAGCGTGTACGATTCCCGCGCACCGATACCTGATCTCGGGATATTCGAGCTCGGAGTCCCTATTCTTGGAATCTGTTACGGCATGCAGCTCATGGCCCATTGTCTCGGAGGGAAAGTCGCCAGAGCCCGGAAAAGAGAATACGGCAAAGCGGAACTTACCATCGACCAGAGAATGGACATATTCGGCGGAATCCCCAAAAAAACCGTTGTCTGGATGAGTCACGGGGACAGGATCCAGAGGGTGCCGTCCCGTTTCACGCCGATCGCACATACCGGAAACTCGCCTGTTGCCTCAATGGCAGACAAAGGCAGGAAATTCTATTCCCTGCAGTTCCATCCGGAGGTTATCCATACGCCCATGGGCGTGAGAATCATGAAGAACTTCCTCTTTCGCGTGTGTTCCTGCAAACCTCTATGGACAATGAAGTCATTCATCCAGACTGCGACGGAGGAGATACGTGAAAAGGTGGGGAAGAAGAAAGTGGTTTGCGGAATCAGCGGGGGAGTGGATTCCACGGTGACTGCCGTTATTGTGCATAAGGCGATAGGCAGACAGCTCACCTGTATTTTTGTGGATAACGGGGTGCTGAGAACCGGGGAAGCAAAAAAAGTCGAACAGACCCTCAGGAAGCATTTTCACTTGAACATAGACTGTGTTGATGCCTCGGAAATATTTTTGAAAAAACTGAAAGGGGTCATCGACCCTGAAAAAAAGCGGAAGATCATCGGAAACGAGTTCATCAGGGTTTTTGAGAGAGAGGCAAGGAAGATCAAAGGGGTCGGATTTCTGGCACAGGGAACTTTATACCCGGATGTCATAGAGAGCGTCCCCTTCAAGGGCCCTTCAGCCACCATCAAGAGCCACCATAACGTTGGAGGACTCCTTGAGAAGATGAAACTGAAGCTGATAGAACCTCTGAGGGAGTTATTCAAGGATGAGGTGAGGGTTCTCGGAAGAGAGCTCGATATGCCTGAAGAGATCATAAACCGTCAGCCATTCCCCGGCCCGGGACTCGCGATCCGGGTTATCGGAGAGGTGACACGGGAGCGCTGTGACATCCTGAGGAAAGCGGACGCCATTGTCCTGCATGAAATAAAAAAGGCTGGTCTCTATACAGAACTCTGGCAGTCATTCGCGGTACTCCTGCCGGTGAAAAGCGTCGGAGTCATGGGGGATGAACGGACCTATGAGAATGTGATCGCGGTCAGGGCGGTGAAGAGTCTTGACGGCATGACTGCGGACTGGGCAAGGATACCGTATGATGTCATGGGATCCATTTCGAACAGGATCATCAACGAGGTCAGAGGCGTCAACAGGGTGGTCTATGATATCAGTTCAAAGCCTCCCAGTACGATTGAGTGGGAATAG
- a CDS encoding polyprenyl synthetase family protein, translated as MDIKTYLQERRELIESYLKSYFSVPSSPPVLHEALRYSLLAGGKRIRPILVLASYEACGCSPEEIIPQASAVELIHTYSLIHDDLPAMDNDDLRRGRPTSHKVFGEAIAILAGDALLTEAFLMMTKKGKDGKEIKPLNLVKCVRELALASGACGMVGGQAQDILSEDSAPDRDTLEFIHSHKTAALITASVRLGAILGGCGMRRMNALTKYGENVGLAFQIIDDILDIEGTTEELGKSAGSDTKKRKMTYPSLFGLEHARQKAEALISSATDALKVFSSEADPLREIAGYLGKRKA; from the coding sequence ATGGATATAAAAACGTATCTTCAGGAGAGACGTGAGTTAATTGAATCATACCTGAAATCCTATTTCTCGGTGCCCTCGTCTCCTCCGGTTCTTCATGAAGCGCTCAGGTACTCGCTCCTGGCCGGTGGAAAGAGAATCCGTCCCATCCTTGTACTTGCTTCCTATGAAGCCTGTGGCTGCTCCCCTGAAGAAATTATCCCGCAGGCCTCGGCTGTTGAGCTTATCCATACCTATTCCCTGATTCATGACGACCTTCCGGCCATGGACAATGATGACCTGCGGAGGGGCAGACCCACCAGCCATAAAGTTTTCGGTGAAGCTATTGCAATCCTTGCAGGGGATGCCCTTCTGACGGAAGCGTTCCTGATGATGACAAAAAAAGGAAAGGATGGAAAAGAGATAAAACCCCTGAATCTGGTAAAATGTGTCAGGGAACTGGCACTCGCATCAGGCGCGTGCGGCATGGTAGGAGGACAGGCACAGGATATCCTTTCAGAGGATTCGGCTCCTGACAGGGATACGCTTGAGTTTATCCATTCTCATAAAACCGCCGCGCTTATTACCGCATCGGTGAGACTCGGTGCGATACTCGGCGGCTGCGGAATGCGCAGGATGAACGCCTTAACAAAATACGGTGAAAATGTGGGGCTCGCTTTTCAGATCATTGATGATATACTGGATATAGAGGGCACGACCGAGGAACTCGGCAAGTCAGCGGGTTCAGACACAAAGAAAAGGAAAATGACCTATCCGTCCCTGTTCGGGCTGGAACATGCGAGACAGAAGGCGGAGGCTCTCATATCATCTGCAACAGATGCGCTGAAGGTATTTTCCTCAGAGGCGGATCCCCTGCGGGAGATCGCGGGGTATCTGGGAAAGAGAAAAGCCTAA